One segment of Candidatus Gorgyraea atricola DNA contains the following:
- a CDS encoding peptidylprolyl isomerase: MQNLKGFIILLLVIMYSFSAQAQVVNKVVAVVNDEVVTRQDVDQLLAVMYAQHVQAYTGDELLQKMEELKKDILRRIIEDKLILSRARELRINVTEGDILDKLESIKSAFPSEEEFFNTLNTQGITVANLKGRYRDQILMRKVVNLEVRSRVSVVPSEISEYYEKHREDFKQDEKYKVRHILIKASDDVEFELAKVEITDIYDRLEAGQDFGALARQHSQGPNKERGGDMGYIARNEMLQDLDAAIFSLKSGEFSSPIKTQIGYHIVKVEDIKYSGYLSLDDTKKDIKDMLFTKKLQEKLSDWLTELRTSAYISIK; the protein is encoded by the coding sequence ATGCAAAATTTGAAAGGCTTTATTATTTTATTGTTAGTTATTATGTACTCTTTTAGCGCCCAGGCTCAGGTAGTAAACAAGGTCGTTGCTGTTGTGAATGACGAAGTGGTGACTCGACAGGATGTAGACCAGCTTTTGGCAGTCATGTACGCTCAGCATGTGCAGGCATATACGGGTGACGAATTGCTGCAAAAGATGGAGGAGTTAAAAAAGGATATTCTTAGGCGGATAATAGAGGACAAACTCATTTTAAGCCGCGCAAGGGAACTAAGGATAAATGTTACAGAAGGAGATATTCTTGATAAGCTCGAGTCCATTAAGAGCGCTTTCCCTTCCGAAGAAGAATTTTTCAATACGCTTAATACCCAGGGCATTACTGTCGCGAATTTAAAAGGGAGATATAGAGATCAAATATTGATGAGAAAGGTTGTTAACCTGGAGGTACGTTCAAGGGTCAGCGTGGTTCCATCAGAGATATCCGAGTATTATGAAAAACATAGGGAGGATTTTAAACAGGACGAGAAGTACAAGGTCAGGCATATTCTTATAAAGGCAAGTGATGATGTAGAGTTTGAGCTGGCAAAGGTAGAGATAACAGATATCTATGATAGGCTTGAGGCAGGTCAGGACTTCGGGGCTTTGGCACGACAGCATTCACAAGGACCCAATAAGGAGCGCGGCGGGGATATGGGATACATCGCTCGCAACGAGATGCTGCAGGATCTGGATGCGGCAATTTTTTCATTAAAGTCTGGCGAATTCTCCAGCCCCATAAAGACGCAAATAGGTTATCATATTGTAAAAGTCGAAGATATAAAATATTCCGGTTATTTGAGCCTCGACGATACAAAGAAAGACATCAAAGATATGCTCTTCACGAAAAAACTCCAGGAGAAATTAAGCGACTGGCTGACTGAGCTAAGGACGTCCGCGTATATCTCTATAAAGTGA